The genomic stretch TAACCGTTGCTAGAGTTCAGACTCAGTGCGCCAGGAGACGGCCTACGAGGTATGGCAATGTCTGAATCAGATTTCTTGGAGTCGCattcagaagaagaagatgatgatgatcccCGGCCGTATAGTGGGATCAACGTGAAGGGTGAGATGCCGGCCTTGCAAATTGGGCAAGTCTGATGCCGCTGACAAGTCTCATTGGACGAGCTTCGCACATCCATCCACCTATAAAGGCATGGCCAACAGTATAGGTGGCCGCAAAGGGTGACCACGGGATCGCTTGCTGAATCGAAGCATATGTTGCAGTCGAAGCAACCATCAACATCGGCATCGTCATCAACAGTCCCATTCTCTGAGAGAAGATTCAGCTTCTGCTTGGAGGGAGCGTCTCTGCCGCATCCAAAGCTCGACGCATCCTCTGAAACAGTTTGTCGGGCAACAGCCATGTGATGATCTGTCCTCGAAAAGAAGGAGCCCTCTTAGATTGAAGTCGAGACGCAACGCGAGATGAGTTCAGTTGGGTGGCTTCAGTTCAGGGTTCAACAGTAAAGCAGAGAAAGATTGCAGCTTTctggacgagagagagagacggagagattGTTGATAGATATCAGACGTTTCGTGTGCTCGTTACGTATATATAGAGAATAAACATAGATGTTTCCACGTTCCGCAGACAACCGCGGGGCGTGGTTCTTTCTTGGTTATAATTCTCAATACTCGGCTACTTCCTTCCAAAGAGGCTGTGTTGCGGTTGACAAGTATGCGTCTCTCGGGCACGTGTCCCACATCTCCCCTCACGTGCATGGACTTTTCTACGCAAATCCAGTACtgcaataaaaaattgaaagctaACTTGATAATTTTACATTACTATCAGTTATTTTTGACCACACGATTATCCATTCAACGAGcgctttatacaaaacacgtaATGATAGTGTGTGGATCTACAATGAAGGTTGTGCCGTCTCAAATAGATTTATCATATAAGTTCTCTTCTTTAAGCCAATTTATTgttaatactataaaaaaatcCTACTCCCACcacattcacaaaaattccatcCGAGGTTAAAGATGAGTTCTTCAAATGTCACTCGAGTGGAACTTAATTTTGATTCGGACCGAACAATGGAACGTTCAGTGAATGTGTACATAGGTCGATAGTAAACAAACAGCCTTTTTCTTCTAGACGCATACCCGCCACTTGATGATGGGTAATCTAGAAGGAAAGACATGGGAGATAAGAATTAACCGTCAGGACTTAGAATCTTGTCCTTCTGCGGTAGTGAAAGTCTTTACACACGATGCGAAAAAAGTCGAAAGGAGCCGAGTCATCATCGAATCGGAATTAAGAGCCGACGACCGTCCAGAAGACTTGACCTTCTAGATGATCATAATTCATCGTGTCACCATTCCAATCCCCAACGATTGAAAATTGGGACATCAATTAATGGGGCCTACCTCTTTCTGATAAGAGTTGATGTGGGTCATCGTCATACTCGTGCGGGTCCCGCAATGTCCCCGAGATTCAAGGGAACGACAGATCGGATAAAGCCGACGTGGGTGGCGTGACACGTGGCGAGATGAGGAATTCCGGACGGGGATCGGGTCGTTTGACGTAAGGAAGGGACTTGTCGGCGACGGATCGGATCAGATTGGTGACGAAGGGCCGCCTCCCCGCCTCTGAGGTCCAGTCCCAGACTTCTTGCCAGCTTAACGTGTTAAATGATAGCGTTCCAACGTTGCAGATGACCCTTATCAAATTGCATCCAAGTCAATACAAAGACATCACCATGGAAAGGGTGGTGCGGAAGAACTTTTCCTGTCCCGCAATGAAATTCAGCGTTCAGTTCGGCGTCTTCCGTAGACGACCTACTACACTTCCACTGGCTTAGACGAAACAAACTGACCTCCAATGACAGCAGAGTGACCGCGAAACGAACCAATCTGCTCTAAACAGACCTATGCTCTTTTCAACTGCATTAAGTTTTGTAACTGGAACGCAAAATTTGAGTTCTTCCGACGGCGTGTTGTCGTCTGTCTAGCGATGGAGTGCGTTAGGAATCACGTCGAAATGGCCAGAAGTTGCACCGACCTGGAAAGAAAATTGAAGATTGTGACCAGCAGGGTGGCTGCCACGTATGCAAAACTGGAACTTGCGGAGATGATGccggaaagaaaagaaaggaggaggtCGGCGGTTGCTTGCAAAATGTGGAGAAGATAAGAGGAGAAGTGCAGGAGGTGGAGCAAAAGGTTGAATATCTTCTTAATGAAATCGTCgtagaatttttcatttgttcatcgaaacggaaaataaaaatagtccAAACTATCTTCAATTgatactgaatttttttttttttttgcatgaaaGAAATGGTTTGGAAGATATTTGATTAATGACGATTGTCTATATCATGTACAATTATTggtcaattgaaatattttcgttatcaaCAATAACTTGTGCCTACATAATTTAGCCATCGAcgaaaatggttttttttttctccgatccatttttgtaagcgacacaaacaatcatttcaaataaaaaaattggcatatttaatttttcgctaaacaaacacgccttgaaaattcatttgattacaCAATTATCATATCCGTTGAAAACAGTTGGTAGCTATTTCCAAGGTGTATGCAAGTGTCACGGACCAAACGAATCCTTGATCGCGAAAGAGCATGAGCAGCACTTGGCGAGTCGAGAACACTAGGCCATCCTTTCTTTTATAATTGTTCCTAAGAATAGTACGATGACTCAAACTCACGTACTCGGATCGTACCATGCCCAGCTTAGCTCGAACATCCAGTTATTTGAACAAGATACAAAAAAACACTTCGGCATAAAAGCTGATTTTGGCCTTTCGATTAGTTTGTGCATGGGAGGCCAATCCTGTCTTTAAAACTCCTTAGAGTTTAACTATGCTATCTTAGAACTCCTAGTGCAAACTATTATGAGGCTACTTCTACGAACCAATTGTTCGTTCCTTCTGCATTACTCACTCTTTCGCCCGACACCACAATCTCCATTCACAAG from Rhodamnia argentea isolate NSW1041297 chromosome 2, ASM2092103v1, whole genome shotgun sequence encodes the following:
- the LOC125313733 gene encoding E3 ubiquitin-protein ligase RMA3-like; the encoded protein is MAVARQTVSEDASSFGCGRDAPSKQKLNLLSENGTVDDDADVDGCFDCNICFDSASDPVVTLCGHLYCWPCLYRWMDVRSSSNETCQRHQTCPICKAGISPFTLIPLYGRGSSSSSSSECDSKKSDSDIAIPRRPSPGALSLNSSNGYCPSRQQGCSNPSILQSQLPPEQLIASFSSNAGMFGEMVYARMFGCSNPSLSNYPQAYSYPGAASSGHRVRRQEMKLDRSFNRLSVFLFCCMVFCLLLF